In a genomic window of Lycium ferocissimum isolate CSIRO_LF1 chromosome 9, AGI_CSIRO_Lferr_CH_V1, whole genome shotgun sequence:
- the LOC132030347 gene encoding U4/U6 small nuclear ribonucleoprotein Prp31 homolog — protein MEEDGDLADIEALNYDDLDNVSKLQKSRRYIDIMQKVEDALEKESDITNKGVVLEDDPEYQLIVDCNALSVDIENEIVIIHNFIRDKYRLKFPELESLVHHPIDYARVVKKIGNEMDLTLVDLEGLLPSAIIMVVSVTASTTSGKPLPEDVLQKTVEACDRALDLDSAKKKVLDFVESRMGYIAPNLSAVVGSAVAAKLMGTAGGLSSLAKMPACNVQLLGAKKKNLAGFSTATSQFHVGYIEQTELFQSTPPSLRMRACRLLAAKSTLAARVDSINGDPIGKTGRSLREEIRKKIDKWQEPPPAKQPKPLPVPDSEPKKKRGGRRLRKMKERYAITDMRKLANRMQFGIPEESSLGDGLGEGYGMLGQAGSGKLRVSVGQSKLAAKVAKKFKEKSYGSSGATSGLTSSLAFTPVQGIELSNPQALANQLGSGTQSTYFSDTGTFSKIKRT, from the exons ATGGAGGAAGATGGAGACTTGGCAGACATAGAAGCACTTAATTATGATGATCTAGATAATGTTTCCAAGCTGCAAAAATCACGTCGCTACATTGACATAATGCAG AAAGTTGAAGATGCACTTGAGAAGGAGTCTGATATCACGAATAAAGGTGTTGTTCTCGAAGATGATCCAGAGTATCAGTTGATAGTAGACTGTAATGCCTTATCAGTTGACATTGAGAATGAAATCGTTATAATCCACAATTTCATACGCGACAAGTATCGACTGAAATTTCCTGAGTTAGAGTCACTTGTTCATCACCCAATTGATTATGCTCGGGTTGTTAAAAAGATTGGAAACGAAATGGATCTGACTCTTGTTGACTTGGAAGGTCTGCTACCCTCAGCTATCATCATGGTTGTGTCTGTTACGGCATCAACTACGAGTGGCAAGCCATTGCCAGAAGATGTTTTACAGAAGACAGTGGAAGCATGTGATAGAGCCCTTGATCTTGATTCAGCAAAGaaaaaggttcttgattttgttgAGAGTCGAATGGGATATATTGCTCCCAATCTTTCTGCTGTAGTAGGGAGTGCAGTTGCTGCAAAACTTATGGGTACTGCTGGTGGTCTCTCGTCGTTGGCGAAAATGCCTGCTTGTAATGTCCAGCTTCTTGGTGCCAAAAAGAAGAATCTAGCAGGTTTCTCCACAGCAACCTCCCAATTTCATGTGGGTTATATTGAGCAAACAGAATTATTTCAGAGTACACCTCCTTCCTTAAGGATGCGAGCCTGTAGACTGCTGGCAGCGAAATCTACATTAGCAGCACGTGTGGACTCGATCAATGGAGACCCGATTGGAAAAACTGGAAGATCTCTTAGGGAAGAGATCCGTAAAAAGATAGATAAGTGGCAAGAGCCACCTCCTGCTAAGCAGCCAAAGCCTCTTCCAGTTCCTGATTCTGAGCCCAAGAAAAAGAGAGGTGGCCGTCGGCtgagaaagatgaaagaaaG ATATGCTATCACGGATATGCGGAAGCTAGCAAACAGGATGCAGTTTGGAATACCTGAAGAAAGCTCCTTAG GGGATGGACTAGGGGAGGGCTATGGCATGCTTGGTCAAGCTGGAAGTGGCAAGTTGCGTGTATCAGTCGGTCAGAGCAAGCTTGCTGCGAAAGTAGCGAAGAA ATTCAAGGAGAAGAGTTACGGAAGCAGTGGTGCTACATCAGGCTTGACTTCAAGTTTGGCCTTCACTCCTGTGCAA GGGATCGAGCTATCAAATCCTCAGGCGCTTGCAAATCAACTTGGCAGTGGAACTCAGAGCACCTATTTCTCAGACACTGGAACGTTTTCTAAGATTAAGAGAACATGA